Proteins encoded together in one Anaerotignum faecicola window:
- the hprK gene encoding HPr(Ser) kinase/phosphatase: MYSVPIEKFVKEFNLENMIPEISLNGKMLTSSDVNRPALQLAGYFDYFENDMVQIIGKVENSYLERLEPMFREDVLRKLFSFGFPCLVICNNIEMFPEIEIFAKEFDVPVFRTENSESDFVGEINRWLKGELAQRITIHGVLVDIYGEGILIIGDSGVGKSEAALELIKRGHRLVADDAVEIKRIDHETLIGTCPELIRYFIELRGIGIIDVRELFGVGSIKQSQTIDLVVKLELWDDEKIYDRMGIEDEYYEILGNKVVCNAIPLREGRNIAVICEAAAINCRQKKLGYNAAQVLSQRLQKTIDG, encoded by the coding sequence ATGTATTCGGTGCCTATTGAAAAGTTTGTTAAAGAATTTAATCTGGAAAATATGATTCCCGAGATTTCGCTTAACGGAAAAATGCTCACAAGCAGCGACGTTAACAGGCCGGCTCTCCAGCTTGCGGGATATTTCGACTATTTTGAAAACGACATGGTGCAGATAATAGGCAAAGTTGAAAACTCATATCTTGAAAGGCTTGAACCGATGTTCAGGGAGGATGTTCTGAGAAAGCTCTTTTCGTTCGGCTTTCCGTGTCTTGTTATATGCAATAATATTGAAATGTTCCCTGAAATAGAGATATTTGCGAAAGAATTTGACGTACCCGTATTCAGAACGGAGAACAGCGAATCCGATTTTGTCGGCGAAATTAACCGCTGGCTTAAAGGCGAATTGGCCCAAAGGATAACAATACACGGCGTGCTTGTGGATATATACGGCGAGGGAATACTGATTATAGGCGACAGCGGCGTTGGAAAAAGCGAGGCGGCCCTTGAACTTATAAAACGAGGCCACCGCCTTGTAGCTGACGACGCTGTTGAAATAAAGAGAATAGACCATGAAACCCTCATAGGAACATGCCCTGAACTTATACGGTATTTTATTGAGCTTAGGGGAATTGGGATAATTGATGTACGGGAACTTTTCGGAGTTGGATCGATTAAGCAGTCGCAGACAATAGATTTAGTAGTAAAGCTCGAGCTTTGGGACGATGAAAAAATATATGACAGGATGGGCATTGAGGACGAATATTATGAGATACTCGGAAACAAAGTAGTCTGCAACGCCATACCGCTTAGGGAAGGACGGAACATTGCCGTTATTTGTGAGGCGGCGGCGATAAACTGCCGCCAGAAAAAGCTTGGTTATAATGCGGCGCAGGTTTTGAGCCAAAGGCTTCAAAAGACTATTGACGGATAA
- the uvrC gene encoding excinuclease ABC subunit UvrC — MFDIKEELKKLPMKPGVYIMKNANDEIIYVGKAVKLKNRVSQYFQNSKNHSPKVASMVSNISEFEYIVTDTEMEALILECNLIKEHSPKYNIALKDDKTYPYIKVTLNEDFPRIFVTRRHIKDGSKYYGPITDATAVKETVEAIHKMWPIRKCKKVFPRDLGKERPCLNYHIGQCQAPCDGLITKEEYMKNIEEAMDFLEGKHHDIVAKMKKKMQEASDKMEFEVAAAYRDKLKNIESIIEKQKMSNTGLQDSDVIAVARAFDEALIQVFFIRGGKMTGREHFLLKNSEGTTRGQVITEFVKQFYSGTAFVPKELILEEDLESGEKELLEAWLATLRGSKVIVTVPQKGEKHKLVELAGKNAIITLEQFGEKIKREQERTKGAVEEIKKALGLSGVIERIESYDISHTQGFNAVGSMVVFENGKPKRSDYRKFKIKTVIGANDFASMQEVLTRRINHSIKEKIENPDAEGKFSRLPDLIMMDGGRPQISAALEVLANFGLDIPVCGMFKDDSHRTKGLLFNNKEIYMPLTSEGFKLVTRIQDEVHRFAIEYHRKLREKEKIDSVLNHIPGIGDARRKALLLHFGDVAHIKEADVSDLLEVKGMNIKAAESVYGFFRQDTHGE, encoded by the coding sequence ATGTTTGATATAAAAGAAGAACTAAAAAAACTTCCCATGAAACCGGGAGTTTATATAATGAAAAATGCAAATGACGAAATAATATATGTCGGCAAGGCCGTAAAGCTTAAAAACAGGGTAAGCCAGTATTTTCAAAATTCAAAGAACCATTCGCCAAAAGTAGCGAGTATGGTAAGCAATATATCCGAGTTCGAGTATATAGTTACCGATACCGAAATGGAAGCGCTTATACTTGAATGCAATCTTATTAAGGAGCACAGCCCTAAATATAATATTGCTTTGAAAGACGACAAAACATACCCGTATATAAAAGTTACTTTAAATGAGGACTTTCCCCGTATTTTTGTCACCAGGAGACATATTAAGGACGGCTCGAAATATTACGGCCCCATAACCGACGCGACGGCCGTAAAGGAAACGGTTGAGGCGATACATAAAATGTGGCCTATAAGGAAATGCAAAAAAGTTTTTCCCAGGGATTTGGGAAAGGAACGTCCGTGCCTTAACTACCATATAGGGCAATGCCAAGCACCGTGCGACGGGCTTATAACTAAGGAAGAATACATGAAAAATATTGAAGAAGCAATGGATTTTCTTGAGGGAAAACATCATGATATTGTTGCAAAGATGAAAAAGAAAATGCAGGAAGCCTCGGATAAGATGGAATTTGAGGTGGCGGCGGCCTACAGGGATAAACTTAAAAATATAGAAAGCATTATAGAAAAGCAGAAAATGAGCAACACGGGGCTCCAGGACAGCGACGTCATAGCGGTTGCAAGAGCGTTTGACGAAGCGCTTATACAGGTGTTTTTTATACGCGGCGGGAAAATGACGGGGCGGGAGCATTTTTTGCTTAAAAACAGTGAAGGTACGACGAGAGGGCAGGTTATAACCGAGTTTGTTAAACAGTTCTACAGCGGCACGGCTTTTGTCCCTAAGGAACTCATACTGGAAGAAGATTTAGAAAGCGGTGAAAAAGAACTTCTTGAGGCATGGCTGGCAACGCTCAGGGGGAGCAAGGTTATTGTAACAGTTCCTCAAAAGGGAGAAAAGCATAAGCTTGTAGAACTTGCCGGAAAGAATGCCATTATAACGCTTGAACAATTTGGCGAGAAAATTAAAAGGGAACAGGAGCGTACAAAGGGCGCCGTTGAAGAAATTAAAAAGGCTTTGGGTTTAAGCGGCGTCATAGAAAGGATAGAATCTTATGATATTTCACATACTCAAGGGTTTAACGCCGTCGGCAGTATGGTTGTTTTTGAAAACGGAAAGCCAAAAAGAAGCGATTACAGAAAATTTAAAATAAAAACAGTTATAGGAGCAAATGATTTTGCAAGCATGCAGGAAGTTCTTACAAGACGTATAAACCACAGCATTAAAGAAAAGATTGAAAATCCTGACGCCGAAGGCAAATTTTCGAGATTGCCCGATTTAATTATGATGGACGGCGGAAGGCCGCAGATTTCTGCCGCGCTTGAAGTTTTGGCTAATTTTGGGCTTGATATACCTGTCTGCGGTATGTTCAAAGACGACAGCCACAGGACAAAGGGGCTTTTATTTAATAATAAGGAAATTTATATGCCGCTTACAAGCGAAGGTTTTAAGCTGGTTACGAGGATACAGGATGAAGTACACCGATTTGCCATTGAATATCACCGCAAGCTTAGGGAAAAAGAAAAGATAGACTCTGTGCTTAACCATATTCCGGGCATAGGGGACGCAAGAAGAAAAGCGCTTCTTCTTCATTTTGGAGATGTTGCGCATATTAAGGAAGCGGATGTTTCGGATCTTCTCGAAGTTAAAGGAATGAACATTAAAGCGGCTGAATCGGTTTATGGATTTTTTAGGCAGGATACTCATGGAGAATGA
- a CDS encoding YdcF family protein: MQKVAIGIGIILILNSAAVSITTSLTLGNFLPAIIGIVIISYTLLYKKIKAHTPKYVQILIKSAMALFAATFAFSSFIIYKNSVRIPPDGADAVIVLGAGLNGKDVSLTLAHRLDAAIEYHNKNPESIIVVSGGQGPNEIIPEALAMKNYLTENGIDEKYILMEDKSSRTVENFEFSKDILDKYFNKEYTVIYVTNGFHIFRAGMIAEKTGLNAYGLSSESVLWLEPTNYIREYFSLIKYFLLDN, translated from the coding sequence TTGCAAAAGGTTGCCATAGGAATAGGTATTATTTTAATTTTAAATTCAGCTGCCGTTTCGATAACGACGTCTTTAACCCTCGGAAATTTTCTTCCGGCAATTATAGGAATTGTAATAATCTCGTATACTTTATTATACAAAAAAATCAAAGCCCATACTCCCAAATATGTACAAATACTAATTAAATCCGCAATGGCATTGTTTGCCGCAACATTCGCATTTTCTTCATTTATTATTTATAAAAATTCCGTGCGTATACCGCCCGACGGCGCCGACGCGGTAATAGTGCTCGGAGCCGGACTCAATGGGAAGGACGTAAGCCTGACTTTAGCTCACAGGCTTGACGCCGCCATAGAATATCATAATAAAAATCCCGAAAGCATAATTGTGGTATCGGGAGGGCAAGGTCCAAATGAAATTATCCCGGAAGCTTTGGCAATGAAAAATTATCTTACAGAAAACGGGATAGATGAAAAATATATATTAATGGAGGATAAATCCTCCCGCACAGTTGAAAATTTTGAGTTCTCAAAAGATATACTTGATAAATACTTCAATAAAGAATACACTGTAATATATGTTACAAACGGGTTCCATATATTCCGCGCCGGAATGATTGCCGAGAAAACAGGCCTTAACGCCTACGGCCTATCCTCCGAAAGCGTTCTGTGGCTTGAACCTACCAACTATATAAGGGAATATTTTTCGTTAATAAAATATTTCCTGCTTGATAATTAA